A stretch of Manis javanica isolate MJ-LG chromosome 1, MJ_LKY, whole genome shotgun sequence DNA encodes these proteins:
- the LOC140845700 gene encoding glutamate receptor 1-like, giving the protein MDTDLNKFKESGANVTGFQLVNYTDTIPAKIMQQWKNSDARDHTRVDWKRPKVRFEGLTGNVQFNEKGRPTNYTLHVIEMKHDGIRKVLIMEPGSQPCELTIGLTH; this is encoded by the exons ATGGACACTGACTTAAACAAATTCAAGGAGAGTGGAGCAAACGTGACAGGTTTCCAGTTGGTGAATTACACAGACACCATCCCAGCCAAGATCATGCAACAGTGGAAGAACAGTGATGCCCGAGACCACACCAGGGTGGACTGGAAGAGACCAAAG GTACGGTTTGAAGGCTTGACAGGAAACGTGCAGTTTAATGAGAAAGGCCGTCCGACCAACTACACCCTCCATGTGATTGAAATGAAGCATGATGGCATCCGAAAG GTACTCATCATGGAACCAGGATCCCAGCCCTGTGAGCTGACCATAGGCCTTACCCACTGA